From one Anopheles cruzii chromosome 3, idAnoCruzAS_RS32_06, whole genome shotgun sequence genomic stretch:
- the LOC128272807 gene encoding cuticle protein-like, whose amino-acid sequence MAFKFLTFAALVAVARAGLIASPAVSYHAAPALAKVAYAPAPLVAAAPIAKVAYAAHPEEYDANPHYSFSYGISDALTGDSKSQQESRSGDVVQGSYSLVDPDGFKRTVEYTADPHHGFNAVVHREPLAAKVATKVIAQPALAYAAPVAKTISYAAPLATKSYVASPALSYAAPAHYSYSAPLATKSYVASPALSYAAPAYASYH is encoded by the exons ATGGCATTCAAG TTCCTGACTTTCGCCGCTCTGGTCGCCGTTGCGCGCGCTGGACTCATTGCCTCGCCAGCTGTCAGCTACCATGCTGCCCCGGCTCTGGCCAAGGTTGCCTATGCTCCGGCGCCGCTGGTAGCCGCGGCCCCGATTGCCAAGGTTGCCTACGCTGCCCACCCGGAGGAGTACGACGCGAACCCGCACTATTCGTTCTCGTACGGAATCTCGGATGCTCTGACCGGAGACTCCAAGTCCCAGCAGGAGTCGCGCAGTGGAGATGTTGTCCAGGGATCGTACTCCCTTGTCGATCCTGATGGTTTCAAGCGCACCGTCGAGTACACCGCCGATCCGCACCACGGATTCAACGCTGTCGTCCACCGTGAGCCCTTGGCCGCCAAGGTCGCCACCAAGGTCATCGCTCAGCCAGCCCTCGCCTACGCCGCTCCGGTTGCCAAGACCATCTCGTACGCCGCTCCTTTGGCCACTAAGAGCTACGTCGCCAGCCCAGCCCTGTCCTATGCCGCCCCAGCTCATTACTCTTACTCCGCTCCTCTGGCCACCAAGAGCTACGTCGCCAGCCCGGCCCTCTCCTACGCCGCCCCAGCTTACGCGTCGTACCACTAA
- the LOC128273631 gene encoding uncharacterized protein LOC128273631: MFMDDSGIESGDKLDSLFVDELGSFVDDQHATNAAPTAVMGGIDSDAESDIFSKLNDFDVVFENPNERQTSATQIAVSPSAAPDYEGFAAGRQTYNAPGRKVLSSDNSTDSYASSTVAPGGAVTVPSGSLTDDSSAQLREHNATAQQSTCKILQRKLELKVERAKRNYKQMYHTEQEVHEKESQISSLIPISRLPIPGCRDSQQLVDVNTGFNSDDDLENVSFFPRPAPKASGSQTRQELSDTFSIQEMTIESDNDDLDFEQCRKLSDSKGYRKILNRGAGSAGQDDYLDNDTLDEDDDSQNLELLAPKRGYVLRQQLRRMFCCCKTNEFL, encoded by the exons ATGTTTATGGACGACAGTGGCATCGAGAGTGGCGACAAGTTGGACTCCCTGTTCGTCGATGAACTGGGAAGCTTCGTGGACGACCAGCACGCGACGAACGCTGCG CCAACAGCTGTTATGGGTGGAATCGATTCCGATGCGGAAAGTGACATCTTCTCGAAGCTTAACGACTTCGATGTGGTGTTTGAAAACCCGAACGAACGGCAAACCTCCGCCACCCAGATCGCGGTGTCACCGAGTGCAGCTCCGGACTATGAAGGATTTGCCGCCGGGCGACAGACTTACAATGCTCCCGGGAGAAAGGTGCTGTCGAGCGACAACAGTACCGACTCGTATGCGTCCTCCACGGTAGCACCAGGCGGTGCAGTCACAGTGCCTTCGGGGTCGCTCACGGACGACAGCTCAGCCCAGCTCAGGGAGCATAACGCCACTGCACAACAGAGCACGTGTAAGATATTGCAGCGGAAGCTGGAACTGAAGGTTGAGCGCGCCAAACGCAACTACAAGCAAATGTACCACACCGAGCAG GAAGTCCACGAGAAGGAATCACAGATTAGCAGCCTAATACCGATATCGAGGCTCCCGATTCCGGGATGCCGCGACAGCCAGCAGCTGGTCGACGTCAATACGGGGTTCAACAGTGACGACGACCTAGAGAACGTGTCTTTCTTCCCGCGCCCCGCCCCAAAGGCGAGCGGCTCGCAAACGCGCCAGGAGCTGTCGGATACGTTCAGCATTCAGGAGATGACGATCGAGTCCGACAACGATGATCTGGACTTTGAGCAGTGCCGGAAGCTGTCGGACAGCAAAGGCTACCGGAAGATTCTGAACCGGGGGGCCGGATCGGCCGGCCAGGATGACTACCTCGACAACGATACgctcgacgaggacgatgattCGCAGAACCTGGAGCTGCTGGCCCCGAAGAGGGGCTACGTGTTGCGGCAACAGCTGAGGCgaatgttttgctgctgcaaaaCCAATGAATTCCTGTGA
- the LOC128273645 gene encoding papilin, with protein sequence MPIGERFYYRHRAKVTDGTRCNDESFDVCVDGTCQSVGCDMMLGSQAKEDKCRVCRGDGSSCKTVDGVLDAQNLQVGYNDLLLIPNGASNVVINERAPSNNYLAIRNLTGFYHLNGNYRIDFPRTIPFAGCDWHYERRPQGFAAPDRLTCLGPTTESVYLVLLSQDRNVGVQYEYSVSAQSAPVDEPDSYSWMHTAFEPCTASCGGGVQSRNVTCNSKSSLREVDEGLCNAGERPPSTQKCGQQACPARWSEGPWSNCSMPCGTEGKQTRDVYCERVSGDGETKKLDDDVCLESVGNKPATERECNQGTVCPEWHVGKWSPCNKLCGEGERTRKVTCYRKEHGRITVLGDEECITEKPAPSEKCTLRPCEGVDYVTSSWSGCDECGATAETRTVHCASKAGTIYDMKFCKEREMPVLHRVCELTPCDYQWFTSQWSKCSAVCGTGVQTRTVVCGVFDGQSLKRADDDYKCDPTLKPEKERECEGPPECPGQWFAGPWTDCSKDCGGGVKSRKVLCIANATVVPETNCNVDTIQLTTESCNAHDCTEDEIIPVEAGTTLGVEDDYDEDELCDEEDEDAEGSASGEEPEGSGEGLSSTEGQDGVMMVTDDTSLAEGVELGVSGGTTESSLETDEVMLSDATGFETGATDADAATTDSTVEGSGDGSSVADVSDDGSGDDAELTTMVAASRASDMSQDLTASSTESASGSTERSSESSSASTEVASQTSTESSSAAAESTSEASVSSSSEGPSSTSESSEPTTDTTESYTSTTEFDSTTDGSSTTSDELSTTLDGSSTDGSASTTEQESGSTTVADSSSTSSESDVTTAETGSSTVDSVSGSTPTEGVSGATEVASGSELSVTGMTGTSTDSESPVTEPTSDGSSTSAVSPESTDVTGTTDDSTGSTVTEEAVEETTFDIWASSTSSVTDDGTDEPETSTPYSLSSVIAKEQKPRKCRPRPKVPECAASAFGCCPNGKTKATGPFSEGCTLSETCKETKHGCCSDGVSPAKGPSDRGCPKADCADTLFGCCPDKVTPSDGNDHEGCPVETTTVAGCVLSKFGCCADGVSEAKGPNSKGCPEASDVEEAEPSSGTDKTPMVAESCATSEHGCCPDNTTSATGPDAAGCEPCGREPYGCCPDGKTPAHGPNGEGCCLQTPYGCCPDNVVPAQGPHLEGCECEYAPYGCCPDGKTSARGHGNAGCGCQYVEHGCCPDMQTEAQGPAFEGCPCHAYQFGCCPDGVTPAKGPHNHGCHCSHSEFKCCTDGKTAAKGPDGAGCTCADSKYGCCHDGETEAQGAKFEGCAAVPESPQKACALPKDKGPCHNYTVKHFFDVEYGGCGRFWYGGCEGNLNRFDSADECRDSCETPTGKGVCHLPKISGPCTGHYNMWYYDAERNLCSQFTYGGCLGNANRFEKLEDCKAMCSVDDSKPPCEQPMEAGPCNGTFERWYYDKDADTCQPFYFGGCKGNKNNYHTEASCDYHCKKPGVHKPSCTQPLDVGNCEAQQARWHFTGDGNKCMPFYFTGCGGNENHFVSRDQCEAECPPKVEKDTCFLPAEIGECQNYTAHWYFDTKEQRCRQFYYGGCGGNGNNFVDEQSCTSRCIDGGAKPEPEPARRPEPPGDPRPDQFDRRYCQLPMDNGDRECKPYQGRFYFDAATGVCTLFTYTGCGGNQNNFQTEEACEQACGSVQNVCDLPQEQGDCENSEERWYFDRRDQRCLPFSYSGCGGNGNNFHGQQDCERQCARPGEVDLRGPTDPERAENGSRCELHPEFGDGEGDGELILFYYNAERRSCERFRYSGAGGNANRYASEEECERTCGVYRGVDVCREELNPGPCNDAIPRFYYDARTHACYAFNYSGCEGNGNRFAGAEECEGTCVHRRPAENVDQSDALDICSLKVARGNRRCKDRSRMKFRKRWYYDVERETCFAFRYSGCGGNSNNFPSYDHCRTYCTIESNAVNPCERYEDECQQLQCQYGLAKSYDPSNGCDRCQCNDPCSGQYCPPGTQCVVDVQSGGTVNAGGSEFVGVCRASHKPGECPALANATHCGVDCYSDADCRGNNKCCDAGCARICISPVERPTGVAPVVPGVPGPTVLEEVPAEELDIKSEEGGVATLRCFATGFPPPSIRWRKGAILLNTNQGRYVLTSTGDLQIVQLHRTDSGTYVCVADNGIGEPALREVQLTVNDPVPRDAYIAGTLNDSQVTQLEEPATLRCPAGGYPKPVVSWWRETFMMPLKMVSRDYSLHFERVRLQDLGPYVCQAYSGAGKGISRTVTLLAYGPVTPTSPVDEKYLKYVLSGRPPVSVSVVVRPAPGDPYPPRPRPPPVVVVVRQPVPATVAMYFPQGHDLMPNSNFTINCTVDGYPKPTVNWFKDGQIMVPTDRIHFTDHNLLIVTGAIPSDSGRYKCLARNEQSEAFQEHSVRVEGVYVPPECTDNQLLAKCDLIVAGHYCNHKYYARFCCRSCTLAGQINVGSRHY encoded by the exons ATGCCGATCGGCGAGCGGTTCTACTACCGTCACCGGGCCAAGGTGACGGACGGTACGCGCTGCAATGACGAGTCGTTCGACGTGTGCGTCGACGGAACCTGTCAGTCGGTCGGGTGCGATATGATGCTGGGATCACAAGCCAAGGAAGACAAGTGTCGCGTGTGCCGCGGTGACGGAAGCAGCTGTAAGACCGTCGACGGCGTGCTGGATGCGCAGAACCTACAGGTAGGCTACAACGATCTGCTACTCATCCCGAACGGTGCCTCGAACGTGGTGATCAACGAACGGGCACCCTCGAACAACTATCTGGCGATCCGCAACCTGACCGGGTTCTACCACCTGAACGGCAACTATCGGATCGACTTCCCGCGGACGATCCCGTTCGCTGGCTGCGATTGGCACTACGAGCGGCGTCCGCAGGGTTTCGCAGCCCCCGACCGGCTGACGTGCCTTGGGCCGACGACGGAGTCCGTGTacctggtgctgctgtcgcAGGATCGTAACGTGGGCGTCCAGTACGAGTACAGCGTATCGGCCCAGTCGGCCCCGGTAGACGAGCCGGATAGCTACTCCTGGATGCATACGGCGTTCGAACCGTGCACGGCCAGCTGCGGTGGAGGTGTCCAGTCCCGCAACGTCACCTGCAACAGCAAAAGCTCCCTGAGGGAGGTGGACGAAGGGCTGTGCAATGCGGGCGAACGGCCACCGAGCACCCAGAAGTGCGGTCAGCAGGCGTGCCCCGCTCGGTGGTCCGAAGGACCATGGAGTAACTGTTCGATGCCTTGCGGCACGGAAGGCAAACAGACGCGCGACGTGTACTGCGAGCGTGTTTCGGGCGATGG CGAGACGAAGAAGCTAGACGACGACGTCTGTCTGGAGAGTGTCGGCAACAAGCCAGCCACGGAGCGGGAATGCAATCAGGGAACCGTCTGCCCCGAGTGGCACGTTGGCAAGTGGTCCCCG TGCAACAAGCTgtgcggcgaaggcgaacggaCGCGAAAGGTTACGTGCTATCGGAAGGAACACGGTCGCATCACGGTGTTGGGAGACGAAGAGTGCATCACGGAAAAGCCAGCCCCGAGCGAGAAATGCACGCTACGACCCTGTGAGGGTGTCGATTACGTAACGTCGTCCTGGAGCGGG TGTGACGAGTGTGGTGCGACGGCCGAAACCCGCACGGTGCACTGCGCCTCGAAGGCGGGCACCATCTACGACATGAAGTTCTGCAAGGAGCGCGAGATGCCCGTGTTGCACCGAGTGTGCGAGCTGACCCCATGCGACTACCAGTGGTTCACGTCGCAGTGGAGCAAGTGTTCGGCCGTATGCGGCACGGGTGTCCAGACGCGCACCGTGGTGTGCGGCGTGTTCGACGGTCAATCGTTGAAGCGAGCCGATGACGACTACAAGTGCGACCCGACGCTGAAGCCGGAGAAGGAGCGTGAGTGCGAAGGACCGCCGGAGTGTCCGGGGCAGTGGTTTGCCGGGCCGTGGACTGACTGCTCGAAGGattgcggcggtggcgtaaAGTCGCGCAAGGTGCTCTGCATCGCCAACGCCACCGTGGTGCCGGAAACGAACTGCAACGTGGACACCATTCAGCTGACGACGGAGTCCTGCAATGCTCACGATTGCACCGAGGACGAGATCATACCGGTCGAGGCGGGAACCACGCTGGGTGTGGAGGATGATtacgacgaggacgaactgtgtgacgaggaggacgaggacgcgGAGGGCAGCGCCAGTGGTGAGGAGCCTGAGGGGTCCGGGGAAGGCCTCAGCAGCACGGAGGGCCAGGACGGTGTGATGATGGTAACGGATGACACGTCGCTGGCAGAGGGCGTAGAACTTGGTGTCAGCGGTGGCACAACGGAGTCCTCACTCGAGACCGACGAGGTGATGCTGAGTGACGCAACGGGCTTCGAAACCGGAGCGACGGATGCAGATGCAGCCACTACGGACAGTACGGTCGAAGGATCAGGCGATGGTAGCAGTGTTGCGGACGTTTCGGACGACGGTTCAGGAGACGACGCCGAGCTcacgacgatggtggccgccTCGAGGGCGTCCGATATGTCGCAGGACCTTACGGCCAGTTCCACGGAATCTGCCAGTGGTTCTACGGAGCGCTCGTCCGAGTCCAGCTCAGCTTCTACCGAGGTGGCATCGCAGACCTCAACCGAAtcgtcgtcagcagcagccgaatCGACATCCGAGGCCTCGGTTTCATCCTCCAGCGAAGGTCCCTCGTCAACGAGTGAGTCTTCCGAACCCACAACGGATACAACCGAGTCGTACACCAGTACGACCGAGTTCGACTCAACAACTGATGGCAGCTCAACGACTAGCGATGAGCTGTCGACTACCTTGGATGGATCATCTACGGACGGCTCTGCCAGCACAACCGAGCAGGAGTCGGGCAGTACAACGGTTgcagacagcagcagcacctctAGTGAGTCTGACGTAACCACCGCCGAGACTGGATCCAGCACCGTGGATAGTGTCTCGGGTAGTACACCAACGGAGGGCGTATCCGGCGCTACGGAAGTTGCATCGGGCAGTGAGCTATCGGTTACTGGAATGACCGGGACTTCTACGGACTCGGAGTCCCCGGTTACTGAGCCCACGTCCGATGGTAGCTCCACTTCGGCGGTGTCTCCGGAGTCAACGGACGTAACGGGTACGACCGACGACTCGACCGGCTCGACCGTCACCGAGGAAGCTGTGGAAGAGACCACCTTCGATATTTGGGCTTCGTCGACATCGAGCGTCACCGATGATGGTACGGATGAACCGGAGACTAGCACCCCGTACTCGCTCAGCTCCGTGATTGCCAAGGAGCAAAAACCGCGGAAGTGCCGACCGAGACCGAAGGTTCCGGAATGTGCCGCGTCGGCGTTCGGGTGTTGTCCGAACGGAAAGACCAAAGCTACCGGTCCGTTCTCCGAGGGATGCACCCTGTCCGAGACGTGCaaggaaacgaaacacggTTGCTGCTCGGACGGAGTGTCCCCGGCCAAGGGTCCTTCGGACCGGGGCTGCCCGAAGGCGGACTGTGCCGATACGCTGTTCGGTTGCTGTCCGGATAAGGTAACACCGTCGGACGGAAACGATCACGAAGGTTGCCCGGTCGAGACGACGACTGTGGCCGGGTGTGTCCTCAGCAAGTTCGGTTGCTGCGCCGATGGCGTCAGCGAAGCGAAGGGTCCCAACTCGAAGGGTTGTCCCGAAGCCAGCGATGTCGAGGAAGCGGAACCGTCGTCGGGCACGGACAAGACaccgatggtggccgaaaGTTGCGCCACCTCGGAACACGGTTGCTGCCCGGACAATACGACGTCCGCCACCGGTCCGGACGCGGCAGGTTGTGAGCCGTGCGGTCGGGAACCTTACGGTTGCTGTCCGGATGGCAAAACACCGGCCCACGGACCGAACGGTGAGGGTTGCTGTCTGCAGACCCCGTACGGTTGCTGCCCGGATAACGTCGTTCCGGCTCAGGGTCCACATCTGGAGGGCTGCGAGTGTGAGTACGCTCCGTATGGTTGCTGTCCGGACGGAAAAACTTCCGCCAGGGGTCACGGGAACGCGGGTTGCGGTTGTCAGTACGTCGAGCACGGCTGTTGTCCGGATATGCAAACGGAAGCACAGGGACCGGCCTTCGAGGGGTGTCCTTGCCATGCGTATCAGTTCGGATGCTGTCCCGACGGGGTTACACCGGCCAAGGGACCGCACAATCACGGATGTCACTGTTCGCACAGCGAGTTCAAGTGTTGCACCGATGGCAAGACGGCGGCCAAGGGTCCGGACGGAGCCGGGTGCACCTGTGCGGACAGCAAGTATGGCTGCTGTCACGACGGCGAAACCGAGGCGCAGGGTGCCAAGTTTGAGGGTTGCGCTGCGGTGCCCGAGTCACCGCAGAAGGCTTGCGCACTGCCGAAGGATAAGGGTCCGTGTCACAACTACACCGTCAAGCACTTCTTCGACGTCGAGTATGGTGGCTGCGGTCGGTTCTGGTACGGAGGGTGTGAGGGCAACCTCAACCGGTTCGATTCGGCCGACGAGTGCCGGGATAGCTGCGAAACGCCCACCGGGAAGGGCGTGTGTCATCTGCCCAAAATCAGCGGTCCCTGCACCGGACACTACAACATGTGGTACTACGACGCGGAGCGGAACCTGTGCTCCCAGTTCACGTACGGTGGGTGCCTCGGTAACGCCAATCGGTTCGAGAAGCTCGAGGACTGCAAGGCCATGTGCAGTGTGGATGACTCAAAAC CACCGTGCGAGCAACCGATGGAAGCCGGACCGTGTAACGGCACGTTCGAACGGTGGTACTACGACAAGGACGCCGATACGTGCCAACCGTTCTACTTCGGGGGATGTaagggcaacaaaaacaactaccACACAGAAGCGTCCTGTGACTATCACTGCAAGAAGCCAGGCGTACACAAGC cgagctgtacgcagCCACTGGACGTCGGGAACTGCGAGGCGCAGCAGGCCCGCTGGCACTTCACCGGTGATGGTAACAAATGCATGCCCTTCTACTTTACCGGTTGCGGTGGGAATGAGAACCACTTCGTCTCGCGCGACCAGTGCGAAGCGGAATGTCCACCGAAGGTTG AGAAAGATACCTGTTTCCTGCCGGCGGAGATTGGCGAGTGTCAAAACTATACCGCGCACTGGTACTTCGACACGAAGGAGCAGCGCTGCCGTCAGTTCTACTacggcggctgcggtggcAATGGGAACAACTTTGTGGACGAACAGTCCTGCACCAGTCGGTGCATCGATGGCGGTGCGAAGcctgaaccggaaccggccaggAGACCAGAACCGCCAGGTGACCCTCGGCCCGACCAGTTTGACCGCCGGTACTGCCAGTTGCCGATGGATAACGGAGACCGCGAGTGCAAACCGTACCAGGGACGGTTCTACTTCGACGCGGCGACCGGTGTCTGTACACTGTTCACGTACACCGGTTGTGGCGGCAATCAGAACAACTTCCAGACCGAAGAAGCCTGCGAGCAGGCTTGCGGCAGTGTGCAGAACGTGTGCGACCTGCCCCAGGAGCAGGGCGATTGTGAGAACTCCGAGGAACGGTGGTACTTCGATCGACGGGACCAGCGGTGCCTACCGTTCAGCTACAGTGGCTGCGGAGGCAATGGAAACAACTTCCACGGCCAGCAGGACTGCGAACGGCAGTGCGCCCGACCGGGTGAGGTCGATCTGCGCGGTCCGACCGATCCGGAGCGCGCGGAGAACGGGAGCCGCTGTGAACTGCACCCCGAGTTTGGTGACGGTGAGGGCGACGGTGAGCTGATCCTGTTCTACTACAACGCGGAGCGCCGATCGTGCGAACGGTTCCGGTACAGTGGGGCCGGTGGAAACGCAAACCGGTACGCATCGGAGGAGGAGTGTGAGCGAACCTGTGGCGTGTACCGGGGCGTAG ACGTGTGTCGCGAAGAGCTGAACCCTGGACCATGTAACGACGCGATTCCGAGGTTCTACTACGATGCCCGGACACATGCCTGCTATGCGTTCAACTACAGTGGCTGCGAGGGTAACGGCAATCGGTTTGCCGGGGCCGAGGAGTGCGAAGGAACCTGCGTACACCGACGTCCGGCCGAAAACGTCGATCAGTCTG ATGCGCTGGATATCTGTAGCCTGAAGGTGGCGAGAGGTAACCGACGGTGCAAGGACAGGTCCCGCATGAAGTTCCGCAAACGGTGGTACTATGACGTCGAGCGGGAAACCTGCTTCGCGTTTCGCTACAGTGGATGCGGTGGCAATAGCAACAACTTCCCTTCGTACGACCATTGCCGGACGTACTGTACGATAGAGT CGAACGCGGTGAATCCTTGCGAGCGGTACGAGGACGAGTGCCAACAGCTGCAGTGTCAGTACGGCCTAGCCAAATCGTACGATCCGAGCAACGGGTGCGATCGGTGCCAGTGCAATGACCCGTGCTCCGGTCAGTACTGTCCACCCGGAACGCAGTGCGTGGTGGACGTGCAAAGTGGCGGAACGGTCAACGCCGGTGGGTCCGAGTTTGTCGGGGTGTGTCGTGCCTCGCACAAACCGGGCGAATGTCCTGCGCTGGCCAATGCCACCCACTGTGGCGTCGACTGTTATTCGGACGCGGACTGTCGCGGTAACAACAAGTGCTGCGATGCTGGATGCGCCCGGATCTGCATTAGTCCCGTGGAACGACCGACAGGGGTCGCCCCGGTGGTTCCGGGAGTTCCGGGCCCCACGGTGCTGGAGGAAGTGCCGGCGGAGGAGCTGGACATCAAGTCGGAGGAAGGAGGTGTAGCGACGCTGCGCTGCTTTGCCACCGGATTCCCACCGCCGTCGATCCGTTGGCGAAAGGGAGCCATTCTG TTGAACACCAACCAAGGACGCTACGTGCTGACATCGACGGGAGATCTGCAGATCGTTCAGCTGCACCGTACGGACAGTGGAACGTACGTGTGCGTTGCTGACAACGGCATCGGGGAGCCAGCCCTGCGGGAGGTTCAGCTGACGGTGAACG ATCCGGTGCCGCGAGACGCGTACATTGCGGGCACTCTGAACGATTCGCAAGTGACGCAGCTGGAGGAACCGGCGACACTTCGGTGTCCGGCCGGCGGCTACCCGAAGCCGGTCGTCAGCTGGTGGCGCGAAACGTTCATGATGCCCCTGAAGATGGTGAGTCGCGACTACTCGCTGCACTTCGAGCGCGTCCGCCTGCAGGATCTGGGTCCGTACGTGTGCCAAGCTTACTCCGGTGCCGGCAAGGGAATTTCGCGCACGGTAACCCTGCTTGCCTACGGGCCGGTCACGCCGACCAGCCCGGTGGACGAGAAGTACCTTAAGTACGTCCTCAGCGGTCGTCCGCCGgtctcggtttcggtggtggtaCGACCCGCACCGGGCGATCCGTATCCgccacgaccacggccaccgccggttgtggttgtggtccGTCAGCCGG ttccggcgacggtggcgatgtACTTCCCGCAAGGACACGATCTAATGCCGAACAGCAACTTCACGATCAACTGCACGGTCGATGGGTACCCGAAACCGACCGTGAACTGGTTCAAGGACGGCCAGATCATGGTGCCGACCGACCGTATCCACTTCACCGACCACAACCTGCTGATTGTTACCGGGGCCATACCGTCGGACAGTGGGCGATACAAGTGCCTGGCGAGGAACGAACAGTCAGAGGCCTTCCAAGAGCACAGCGTACGCGTAGAAG GTGTGTACGTTCCGCCAGAATGTACCGATAatcagctgctggccaagTGTGACCTGATCGTCGCGGGGCATTACTGCAACCACAAGTACTACGCACGATTCTGTTGCCGCTCGTGTACGCTGGCGGGTCAGATTAATGTTGGCAGTCGCCATTATTAG